A single region of the Fusarium keratoplasticum isolate Fu6.1 chromosome 7, whole genome shotgun sequence genome encodes:
- a CDS encoding SMI1-KNR4 domain-containing protein, whose amino-acid sequence MATEYIDGPKPEQFPFEFLLRHVDDEPTIADYRFFQQAATGIIETALGFAVLGEVEGATKLLETLKNRGLDPFDVLGHSYPFLKPCMYFAWEATSSWPSWIPDDEHTEKKLEELETEGRTPWLERFNEEWQVSEETAKKALDMAYQGIATVLPDYNGTLAGQVAQAEIMWKNGEFSSAANPNGPMAVRYSKLAMWWRQGIYPYPYVQVYRTAGLMIALDIYLRLGQDGEAQTTFERICGRFQYEEQVEQLACSRIAWKKLLTTPSRPILDLLQIHPAKLRPAVTRALQMAEHRLGHGPKRRYKGESIEKLVHTISANTFHNCPYDVLAVYRPPEKPRSRPEDAQGLLRPPCSPSDIADLEKRLGVTLPEDYKEFLSVTNGLGSMWNGQNLVDYLVKSEDICWQDIDFLEGNCIPLLRDDDPSPWADNRLDWPEVGSFQAICLSGDQNSEESNGHLFLLPPEMVQECKDYFFKEYEKRNDSQRRELDRVVEETYGSMESFRNLEYALISWTPWDIEFYPYGGIKDLLERMAEAALHKDRPWLNIFEPTFRRLASRGE is encoded by the coding sequence ATGGCAACTGAGTATATCGACGGACCAAAACCGGAACAATTCCCGTTCGAAttcctcctccgccatgTCGACGATGAACCCACCATTGCCGACTATCGTTTTTTCCAGCAGGCTGCCACTGGCATTATTGAGACCGCTTTAGGCTTTGCAGTTCTTGGCGAGGTCGAAGGCGCTACCAAGCTCCTCGAAACTCTGAAGAATCGAGGGCTCGATCCCTTTGACGTCCTGGGTCACTCATATCCGTTCCTCAAACCCTGCATGTACTTTGCATGGGAGGCGacctcatcatggccttcATGGATACCCGACGACGAACATACCGAAAAAAAGcttgaggaactcgagaCTGAGGGACGAACCCCATGGCTCGAGAGGTTCAACGAGGAATGGCAAGTCTCAGAagagacggccaagaaggcacTGGACATGGCGTATCAAGGGATTGCAACTGTACTGCCCGACTACAATGGCACGTTGGCTGGACAGGTTGCACAGGCAGAAATCATGTGGAAGAATGGGGAGTTCTCTTCTGCGGCGAACCCCAACGGACCTATGGCGGTCCGTTATTCCAAACTGGCCATGTGGTGGCGCCAGGGCATCTATCCGTACCCCTATGTTCAGGTATACCGAACGGCTGGATTGATGATTGCCCTAGACATCTACCTGCGACtgggtcaagatggagaggcCCAGACTACATTCGAGAGGATCTGTGGGAGATTTCAGTATGAGGAACAAGTTGAGCAACTAGCGTGCTCACGCATAGCTTGGAAGAAGCTCTTGACAACACCTAGCCGACCTATTCTCGATCTTCTCCAGATTCATCCAGCGAAACTCAGGCCGGCGGTGACCCGTGCCCTGCAAATGGCCGAGCATCGTTTGGGGCATGGACCAAAGCGTCGATACAAGGGCGAGAGTATTGAGAAGCTGGTTCACACCATCAGTGCAAACACATTCCACAACTGCCCGTACGACGTACTCGCAGTGTATCGTCCGCCAGAGAAGCCCCGGTCTCGGCCTGAAGATGCCCAGGGCCTTTTACGGCCACCTTGTTCCCCATCAGACATCGCAGACCTGGAGAAGCGACTGGGAGTCACACTTCCCGAGGACTACAAGGAATTCCTCAGCGTCACCAATGGACTGGGATCTATGTGGAACGGTCAGAATCTGGTCGATTACTTGGTTAAATCCGAGGATATCTGCTGGCAGGATATCGACTTCCTTGAAGGGAATTGCATTCCCTTGCTACGCGACGACGATCCATCACCTTGGGCTGATAACAGGCTGGACTGGCCTGAAGTTGGGAGCTTCCAGGCTATATGTCTTTCAGGCGATCAAAACAGCGAGGAATCGAATggccacctcttcctcttaCCCCCAGAGATGGTCCAAGAGTGCAAGGACTACTTCTTCAAGGAGTATGAGAAGAGGAACGATTCCCAGCGGCGTGAACTGGACCGTGTGGTGGAGGAGACTTATGGAAGCATGGAAAGCTTTCGAAACTTGGAGTACGCTCTTATCAGTTGGACGCCGTGGGACATTGAGTTTTATCCCTACGGTGGTATCAAAGATCTCCTTGAGCGCATGGCTGAAGCGGCATTGCACAAGGACAGGCCTTGGCTGAATATATTCGAGCCAACATTTCGCCGGCTTGCATCAAGGGGCGAGTGA
- a CDS encoding Apple domain-containing protein produces MKAYGVVTLLATLSPIGAYAGLCRPSSALSSSTTSPSESSTLATDSTTVSLSTLSTTGSLATDSTTSGETSTSATETISTSILSTTVSTESSSSTTDFTTLTTSAVSTTTSGESNTDSTTSGESSSLTTDSTTVPTSILSTTTSDAATTTTSAAAQGIEGPNGCCGYPGYFDGHVLALSGLSDDLTAEECAAMCTSDLDCTWYIYYQRKDGNFLCNTYGATPPFVIDETKPTIYYPRECKTCAESQPPPPHQPSCIADIPCRDTGTLDGTQVQFLGLRSVSATENCGDVCATVPDCTHAYRFYDFTYGYRCSLTQMGADTVFIPGTEFYPLWYSRGCNLGTCRDE; encoded by the coding sequence ATGAAGGCATATGGAGTTGTTACACTGCTTGCGACGCTCTCCCCCATCGGGGCGTATGCGGGCTTGTGTCGGCCAAGCTCAGCATTGAGCTCTTCAACCACTTCACCCAGTGAATCCAGTACATTGGCTACGGATTCGACGACCGTGTCATTGTCCACCCTATCTACAACGGGATCTCTAGCGACCGATTCAACGACATCTGGTGAAACTAGTACCTCGGCTACCGAGACCATCTCAACTTCTATCCTTTCAACCACGGTATCAACCGAATCCAGTAGCTCAACTACGGATTTCACTACCCTCACAACTTCTGCTGTATCAACCACGACATCTGGCGAGTCCAATACCGATTCTACGACATCCGGCGAATCTAGTTCCCTAACAACTGATTCCACCACTGTCCCAACTTCGATCCTATCGACGACAACATCCGACGCTGCCACTACCACAACAAGCGCAGCCGCCCAAGGAATCGAGGGGCCAAACGGTTGCTGCGGCTATCCGGGCTACTTTGATGGTCACGTCCTTGCCCTCTCTGGTCTTTCAGATGACCTAACCGCTGAGGAATGCGCCGCAATGTGCACATCAGACCTCGACTGCACGTGGTACATCTATTACCAACGAAAAGATGGCAATTTCCTATGTAACACGTACGGAGCAACACCCCCATTCGTTATCGACGAAACAAAGCCAACCATCTACTACCCACGAGAATGCAAGACCTGCGCAGAGTCTCAACCACCTCCCCCTCATCAGCCGTCATGCATCGCCGATATTCCCTGTCGCGACACTGGTACACTGGATGGAACGCAGGTACAATTCTTGGGACTACGCTCAGTCTCGGCCACAGAAAACTGCGGCGACGTGTGCGCTACAGTCCCGGACTGCACTCATGCGTATCGCTTCTACGACTTTACGTATGGTTACCGGTGTTCTTTAACCCAAATGGGAGCTGACACCGTCTTCATCCCGGGCACTGAATTCTACCCGCTATGGTATTCGCGTGGCTGCAACCTAGGCACGTGTAGAGATGAATAG
- a CDS encoding AB hydrolase-1 domain-containing protein translates to MPAESTMVTKYPATLIGDPANSSPLIICFHGSGDSCASWIPLAELLGTKYRVLLWDRQDPYMKPKSIINGILWYLDQAKLPPPYVLVAHSYGGMFVRLFLDRKHPDVAGVVLVETGQEAETGKGIEEKQYRNQILGNKPLVVIRGNTLIGKWKQYEEAFVAAEGKTSPNLAAQKQMLDAADKEDERLKKAQLALSRCHRYVHIPDCGHDVIQQRPEAVVKEVTWVMDHLQPMNEHSTMGLKALVWLKSLKERFLG, encoded by the coding sequence ATGCCTGCAGAATCAACCATGGTCACTAAATATCCCGCCACGCTCATTGGCGACCCAGCCAACTCTTCCCCTTTGATCATCTGCTTCCACGGCTCAGGCGACTCGTGTGCATCCTGGATACCCCTGGCAGAACTTCTTGGCACCAAATATCGAGTGCTCCTCTGGGACCGCCAGGATCCTTATATGAAGCCCAAGTCAATTATAAACGGGATTCTGTGGTACTTGGATCAAGCGAAACTACCGCCACCTTACGTTTTGGTCGCGCATTCATATGGCGGCATGTTTGTGCGGCTGTTTCTTGACCGAAAACACCCCGACGTGGCGGGGGTGGTGCTCGTCGAGACAGGCCAGGAGGCAGAAACAGGCAAAGGAATCGAGGAGAAGCAATACAGGAACCAAATCCTGGGAAATAAGCCCCTTGTGGTCATTCGTGGTAACACGTTGATAGGGAAGTGGAAGCAATACGAAGAAGcctttgttgctgctgagggTAAGACTAGTCCCAACCTCGCAGCACAGAAACAGATGCTGGATGCGGCGGATAAGGAGGATGAACGCCTGAAAAAGGCACAACTGGCACTGTCGCGATGTCATCGCTACGTTCATATTCCGGACTGCGGGCATGACGTTATTCAGCAGAGACCAGAGGCAGTGGTTAAAGAAGTCACCTGGGTCATGGATCATCTTCAGCCAATGAATGAGCATTCAACTATGGGGCTGAAAGCGTTGGTGTGGCTAAAAAGTCTGAAAGAGCGGTTCTTAGGTTGA
- a CDS encoding Acyl-coenzyme A oxidase, translating into MPPPNPDWVKALKPSGPQGSELLEQERAKSDVNVDQLADFLFTKEVLERNAKILSILESDPIFDKSQNYFQGRKDRIEAALARGKALQRLSVKHNWSQDEYQAANDLISEPTPYGLHASMFLKTLEEQGTPAQHKLFLEPAQRYEYIGCYAQTELGHGSNVRGLETTATWNPEDKTFTIHSPHLTASKWWIGSLGKAANHAVVVAQLIINGKTCGPHPFVVPIRDLKTHEPLENIHVGDIGPKFGYNTMDNGFLLFNHVKVPHINMLSRFSGVDPETSKYIRPANPALVYGTLTFVRSSIVLQSGSVLARGVTIATRYCSVRRQFQDRDAASDEVGENQVLNYTMVQQRLLPLLAASYALHFTGRAMIKLYEANQKRMAQKLGARDNAGRAPGPEELNPGSDLLADLHAISCSLKAFASTTAAEGLEVCRRACGGHGYSAFSGIGSWYADYLPTVTWEGDNYMLTQQVARYLLKSARAVLSGKAVDNSITRVFKEYIRRQDVGAAFDVLDSDQDLVNAFAWRVAFLTFEALKHRDEEKQSWNSLLIDFWRLSTAYAQYQVVKYFHEALQDEETKSSLDANTQEVLHKLFQLFALHHLQSHASEFFTSAATTVRQIQLARTKRTLALLDDVRPHAVRLVDSWKFPDWQLDSSLGRYDGKVYEDMFHRASEVNPLNDVVFDPYPNSPVLFRKDGTVKSKL; encoded by the coding sequence ATGCCTCCTCCTAATCCAGACtgggtcaaggccctcaagccCTCGGGTCCTCAGGGATctgagcttctcgagcaagAGCGCGCCAAGTCGGACGTCAATGTGGATCAGCTCGCCGACTTTCTCTTCACAAAGGAGGTTCTGGAGCGGAACGCCAAGATTCTCAGCATTTTGGAGTCGGACCCCATCTTTGACAAGTCGCAAAACTACTTTCAGGGCCGAAAGGACAGAATTGAGGCTGCTCTCGCTAGAGGAAAGGCTTTGCAACGGCTTTCTGTCAAGCACAACTGGAGCCAGGATGAGTACCAGGCCGCCAATGACCTCATCAGCGAGCCCACTCCATATGGCCTCCACGCGTCCATGTTTTTGAAGACGCTGGAGGAACAGGGAACACCAGCACAGCACAAGCTGTTCCTTGAGCCTGCTCAACGTTACGAGTACATTGGATGCTACGCGCAGACTGAGCTTGGTCATGGATCCAATGTTCGTGGCCTCGAGACAACGGCCACGTGGAAccccgaggacaagacctTCACTATCCATTCGCCTCATCTCACCGCTTCCAAATGGTGGATTGGATCCCTGGGCAAGGCTGCAAACCACGCCGTCGTCGTGGCCCAGCTGATCATCAACGGCAAGACATGCGGCCCTCACCCATTTGTCGTTCCCATTCGAGATCTCAAGACTCACGAGCCCCTGGAGAACATCCATGTCGGAGATATCGGCCCCAAGTTCGGTTACAACACCATGGACAACGGCTTCCTTCTGTTCAACCACGTCAAGGTCCCCCATATCAACATGCTCAGCCGCTTCTCGGGCGTCGACCCTGAGACGAGCAAGTACATCCGACCTGCTAACCCGGCGCTCGTCTACGGCACCTTGACTTTTGTCCGATCCTCCATCGTCCTTCAGTCGGGATCCGTTCTTGCCCGTGGTGTCACCATCGCTACACGTTATTGCTCCGTTCGACGCCAATTCCAGGACCGCGATGCTGCTTCGGATGAGGTTGGCGAGAACCAGGTTCTCAACTACACTATGGTGCAGCAGCGTCTTCTGCCCCTGCTGGCCGCTTCTTATGCTCTGCATTTCACCGGCCGTGCCATGATCAAGCTCTACGAGGCCAACCAGAAGCGCATGGCTCAGAAGCTGGGTGCCAGGGACAACGCTGGACGTGCTCCTGGCCCAGAGGAGCTCAACCCCGGTAGCGATCTCTTGGCTGATCTCCACGCCATTTCGTGCTCTCTGAAGGCTTTCGCATCCACCACGGCTGCTGAAGGTCTCGAGGTCTGCCGTCGAGCCTGCGGTGGCCACGGCTACTCGGCCTTCTCCGGTATTGGCAGCTGGTACGCCGACTACCTCCCCACCGTCACATGGGAGGGCGACAACTACATGCTCACCCAGCAAGTTGCTCGCTACCTGCTCAAGTCTGCCCGCGCTGTCCTGTCGGGCAAGGCTGTCGATAACAGCATCACCCGTGTCTTCAAGGAGTATATCCGAAGACAGGACGTCGGTGCTGCCTTTGATGTCCTCGACAGCGACCAGGATCTCGTCAATGCTTTTGCTTGGCGAGttgccttcttgacctttgaggctctcaagcaccgggacgaggagaagcagtCTTGGAACAGCCTCCTGATTGACTTTTGGCGTCTGTCTACTGCTTATGCTCAGTACCAGGTTGTCAAGTACTTCCACGAGGCTCTCcaagatgaggagaccaAGTCTTCTCTTGATGCCAACACCCAAGAAGTCCTCCACAAGCTGTTCCAGCTCTTTGCTCTCCACCACCTGCAGAGCCACGCTTCCGAGTTCTTCACCAGCGCAGCCACTACAGTCCGTCAGATCCAGCTTGCCCGCACAAAGCGGACACTGgctctcctcgacgatgtTCGACCCCACGCTGTGAGGTTGGTGGACTCGTGGAAGTTCCCCGACTGGCAGCTCGACAGCTCGCTGGGTCGATATGACGGCAAGGTGTACGAGGACATGTTCCACAGGGCATCAGAGGTGAACCCTCTGAACGATGTGGTTTTCGATCCTTATCCTAATTCGCCGGTTCTGTTCAGGAAGGATGGGACTGTGAAGTCCAAGCTGTAG